The Corynebacterium suranareeae genome window below encodes:
- a CDS encoding hemolysin family protein, with translation MDILISILSLLGFVLLTASTGLFVAIEFALTGLERSTIETHVKQKGDSSARAVQRDHQNLSFVLSGAQLGITITTLATGFLAEPVLAKFFTPLLELVGLNESASTAVALIIALLVATTLSMVFGELVPKNWAITNPLGVARFVVHPVNWFNTVLKPFINGMNKSANFIVRKLGIEPAEELASARSSQELTALVRSSAESGGLDQNTAAVINRSLQFGDATADEFMTPRSTIESLRATDTVNDLIALALETGHSRFPVTEGDLDETIGMVHIKDAFSVGQADRATTKVRDLARKIPVVPASLDGDSVLNAVRSAGSQVILVADEYGGTAGMVTIEDVVEEILGEIHDEHDDSDAERDFQQFGASWEVSGLVRIDELEERVGYISPDGPYETLGGLIMYAMGAIPRVGDVALLPLTETPNMDEFESGFSGRWIARVTVMEDRRIDKAVLTPITHDEAKEYEK, from the coding sequence ATGGACATACTCATAAGCATCCTCTCACTGCTAGGCTTCGTGCTTCTTACCGCGAGCACCGGACTTTTCGTGGCCATTGAGTTCGCACTCACTGGACTAGAAAGATCCACAATAGAAACACATGTGAAGCAAAAGGGCGACAGCAGCGCCCGTGCGGTGCAGAGGGATCACCAAAATCTGTCATTCGTGCTCTCGGGTGCCCAACTAGGCATCACGATCACCACCTTGGCCACAGGCTTCCTCGCAGAGCCTGTCCTAGCTAAATTTTTCACGCCACTTCTAGAGCTAGTCGGTCTTAACGAATCAGCAAGCACAGCTGTAGCACTAATCATCGCTCTGCTTGTGGCCACAACCTTATCCATGGTGTTTGGTGAATTAGTGCCCAAAAACTGGGCTATCACCAACCCTTTGGGCGTGGCTCGGTTTGTTGTTCACCCAGTAAACTGGTTCAACACGGTTCTCAAGCCCTTTATTAACGGCATGAACAAGTCTGCAAACTTTATTGTCCGCAAACTTGGTATTGAACCTGCTGAAGAACTCGCCTCTGCCCGTTCTTCTCAAGAGCTCACCGCGTTGGTGCGTAGTTCGGCAGAAAGCGGTGGTTTAGATCAAAACACCGCAGCAGTGATCAACCGCTCACTTCAATTCGGAGATGCCACAGCAGATGAATTCATGACCCCTAGGTCAACCATCGAATCGTTGCGTGCCACCGACACCGTCAATGATCTCATTGCACTTGCCCTAGAAACTGGTCACTCCCGCTTCCCTGTCACCGAAGGTGATTTGGATGAAACCATCGGCATGGTCCACATCAAAGATGCCTTCTCTGTCGGCCAAGCAGATCGAGCCACCACTAAGGTGCGCGATCTAGCCCGAAAAATCCCTGTGGTACCGGCCAGCTTAGATGGCGACTCAGTGCTTAACGCTGTGCGATCTGCAGGCTCCCAAGTCATCTTGGTAGCTGATGAATACGGCGGCACCGCAGGCATGGTGACCATTGAAGATGTCGTGGAAGAAATACTGGGCGAAATCCACGATGAACACGATGATTCCGACGCCGAGCGTGATTTCCAACAATTCGGCGCCAGCTGGGAAGTCTCCGGTTTAGTGCGCATCGATGAATTGGAAGAACGCGTAGGATACATCTCTCCTGACGGCCCTTATGAAACTTTGGGCGGACTGATTATGTATGCAATGGGCGCCATTCCACGCGTTGGTGATGTCGCTTTACTACCGCTTACAGAAACCCCCAACATGGATGAATTTGAATCCGGATTCTCAGGCCGCTGGATTGCACGAGTTACCGTCATGGAAGATCGACGCATCGACAAAGCGGTGCTCACCCCGATCACCCATGACGAGGCAAAGGAGTACGAAAAGTGA
- a CDS encoding hemolysin family protein, with protein sequence MSIWAAILLIIVLLAANAFFVAAEFALISSRRDRLDSLVSQGKKGAERVLYATEHLSIMLAGAQFGITVCSLLLGKVAEPAIAHFIEVPFTSWGVPVDLIHPISFVIALGIITWLHILFGEMVPKNIAIAGPETLGMWLAPVLIFFVKITRPLIEFMNWIARLTLRAFGIEQKDELDSTVDPEQLASMISESRSEGLLDAEEHARLSKALRSEHRSVKELVIKDEDVRSLAFGKSGPTLYELEEAVRETGFSRFPVTGRDGSYLGYIHIKDILPRLADPTMDPSETIPRSALRPLSNVDADGLMDDVLDFMHHRSAHMAQVRLKGELLGVITLEDLIEEYVGTVNDWTHESSDD encoded by the coding sequence GTGAGTATTTGGGCAGCAATCCTGCTAATTATTGTACTTCTTGCCGCTAACGCATTCTTCGTCGCTGCAGAGTTCGCACTGATCTCATCGCGCCGGGACCGCCTAGATTCACTGGTATCTCAAGGCAAAAAAGGTGCTGAGAGAGTCCTCTACGCCACAGAGCACCTTTCAATCATGCTGGCCGGAGCACAGTTCGGCATCACGGTGTGTTCCTTGCTGTTGGGTAAGGTCGCAGAACCGGCCATTGCTCACTTTATTGAGGTGCCTTTTACCTCCTGGGGCGTGCCAGTTGATTTGATCCACCCGATTTCCTTTGTCATCGCACTTGGCATAATCACGTGGTTGCACATTCTTTTCGGAGAAATGGTGCCAAAGAATATTGCTATTGCTGGTCCGGAAACGCTGGGCATGTGGCTTGCCCCTGTGCTGATTTTCTTCGTCAAAATTACCCGCCCGTTGATCGAGTTCATGAACTGGATCGCACGTCTGACCCTTCGCGCATTTGGCATTGAACAAAAAGATGAACTGGATTCCACCGTGGATCCAGAGCAGCTTGCCTCAATGATTTCTGAATCTCGTTCTGAAGGCTTGTTGGACGCAGAAGAACACGCACGCTTATCCAAGGCGCTGCGTTCTGAGCATCGCTCTGTCAAAGAACTCGTGATCAAAGATGAAGATGTCCGCTCTTTAGCTTTTGGTAAATCAGGTCCAACGCTTTATGAATTAGAAGAAGCCGTCCGCGAAACTGGTTTTTCCCGCTTCCCTGTGACCGGTCGCGATGGTTCCTATTTGGGCTATATCCACATCAAGGATATTTTGCCGCGGCTTGCAGATCCCACCATGGATCCTTCTGAAACCATTCCGCGTTCTGCACTGCGTCCTCTAAGCAACGTCGATGCCGATGGTCTCATGGATGATGTCTTGGATTTTATGCACCACCGCTCCGCACACATGGCTCAGGTTCGCCTCAAAGGTGAGCTTTTAGGTGTCATTACCTTGGAGGACCTCATTGAGGAATATGTCGGAACTGTCAACGATTGGACTCACGAAAGCTCCGACGACTAG